In a genomic window of Lycium ferocissimum isolate CSIRO_LF1 chromosome 9, AGI_CSIRO_Lferr_CH_V1, whole genome shotgun sequence:
- the LOC132031960 gene encoding agamous-like MADS-box protein AGL62, translating into MVNKKSKGRRKIPMKKIENQDDRYATFSKRRAGLYKKASELVTECDVDIGIMYFSPTGNPYSFFHPTPDVIVSRFQNPNMQLSPSTHLDLTHARNRVNQLSTRLEELDIIEKAAIAQKKFYDRVIETRQRCWWESIEELSADEVTKHEAWLKNVVFHMHNCLNQLENGASSSGM; encoded by the coding sequence ATGGTGAATAAGAAGAGTAAAGGACGCCGAAAGATACCaatgaaaaaaatagaaaatcaagACGACCGATATGCTACCTTCTCAAAGCGCCGTGCAGGTTTATACAAAAAGGCTAGCGAACTCGTTACAGAATGTGATGTTGACATTGGAATAATGTATTTTTCCCCAACAGGTAACCCATATTCATTTTTCCACCCTACACCTGATGTGATCGTTTCTCGTTTTCAGAATCCTAATATGCAGTTAAGTCCAAGTACTCATCTAGACCTGACTCATGCTCGAAATAGAGTGAATCAACTCAGCACCAGGCTTGAAGAACTTGATATCATAGAAAAAGCTGCAATTGCTCAAAAAAAGTTTTATGACCGAGTGATTGAAACTAGGCAGAGATGTTGGTGGGAGTCGATTGAGGAACTCAGTGCAGATGAAGTGACCAAGCATGAAGCTTGGTTAAAAAATGTTGTTTTTCATATGCACAATTGTTTGAATCAATTGGAAAATGGAGCTTCATCCTCTGGGATGTGA
- the LOC132029285 gene encoding fasciclin-like arabinogalactan protein 2 has translation MPLSVAKSSISLLLLLCFVITTTTSAHNITQILAKHREFSTFNRYLTLTHLASEINRRQTITVCAVDNAAMDDLLDKHMSIYTLKNVLSLHVFADYFGSKQLHRITKGTALTATLFQATGEAPGTSGYVNITNMKGKKVGFATEDNDGHFSASFVKSIQEIPYNISVIQLSNILTSSAAEAPVAPPAEIDLIDLMSKKGCKEFAKLLQNTKITKTFTDLMENGLTVFCPIDKVVNSFLPKYKNLTKNGQTSLLLYHGIPDYHSLGMLRSKNRNINTMATTKGKNNKYDFSVQTDGDNVKLETNIVTAKITGTLLDEEPLAVYKIDKVLQPSELFNVQSINSEDTAPEPSSGDDMDDGTGDVDATVANSNGGMIMSVNGGWLITFVLIIVGLVCV, from the exons ATGCCTCTCTCGGTGGCGAAATCCTCTATTTCTCTATTACTCCTACTATGTTTCgtcatcaccaccaccacctccgCCCACAACATCACTCAAATACTCGCTAAACACCGCGAATTCTCAACCTTTAACCGCTACTTAACCCTTACTCACTTAGCTTCTGAGATCAACCGAAGGCAGACTATTACTGTTTGCGCGGTGGATAATGCTGCTATGGATGACCTTCTTGATAAACACATGTCCATTTACACTCTCAAGAATGTCTTGTCTCTCCATGTTTTTGCAGATTACTTTGGTTCCAAGCAACTTCATAGGATTACTAAGGGAACAGCCCTCACTGCCACCCTTTTCCAAGCCACAG GTGAGGCTCCTGGAACCTCGGGGTACGTCAACATTACCAACATGAAAGGTAAAAAAGTTGGGTTCGCTACAGAAGACAACGATGGTCATTTCTCAGCCAGTTTCGTCAAATCCATTCAAGAAATCCCTTACAACATCTCTGTCATACAACTCAGCAACATCCTCACATCTTCCGCTGCTGAAGCTCCGGTTGCTCCTCCAGCAGAGATTGATTTAATCGATTTAATGTCCAAAAAAGGCTGCAAAGAATTCGCGAaacttttacaaaatacaaaaattactaaAACTTTTACTGATCTTATGGAAAATGGTCTAACAGTTTTTTGCCCGATTGATAAAGTCGTTAACAGTTTTTTACCTAAGTATAAGAATTTAACAAAAAATGGACAAACTTCTTTACTTTTATACCATGGTATTCCAGATTACCATTCtttaggtatgttaaggtccaaaaatagaaatataaataCCATGGCAACaacaaagggaaaaaataataagtatgaTTTTTCTGTACAAACTGATGGAGATAATGTAAAATTGGAGACTAATATTGTGACTGCAAAAATTACTGGAACTTTATTAGATGAGGAGCCATTAGCAGTTTACAAAATTGATAAAGTTTTGCAACCAAGTGAATTATTTAATGTACAATCTATTAATTCTGAGGATACTGCACCGGAGCCTAGCTCCGGCGATGACATGGACGACGGTACAGGTGACGTGGATGCCACGGTGGCAAATAGTAATGGaggtatgattatgagtgtcaatGGTGGTTGGTTGATAacatttgttttgattattgttggtttggtatgtgtttga
- the LOC132031087 gene encoding nuclear transcription factor Y subunit B-3 yields the protein MADSDNESGGHNNPNEGSTREQDRFLPIANVSRIMKKALPANAKISKDAKETVQECVSEFISFITGEASDKCQREKRKTINGDDLLWAMTTLGFEEYVEPLKVYLGKYREMEGEKTSMGGGRTGEKDGGGGGGDGSGSGVSSGGGGYNGGGGGGGGMYGGGMGGSMMYHPQGGGHQMYGSHGSYHHMGMGGGGGGGGGGGGSGQGRR from the coding sequence ATGGCGGATTCTGACAACGAATCAGGAGGGCATAACAACCCGAACGAAGGATCAACAAGGGAACAAGATAGGTTCCTACCTATAGCGAATGTAAGCAGAATAATGAAGAAAGCTTTACCAGCAAACGCCAAGATTTCAAAGGATGCAAAGGAAACAGTTCAAGAATGCGTATCGGAATTCATCAGTTTCATTACGGGTGAGGCATCGGATAAGTGTCAGAGAGAGAAGAGGAAGACGATTAACGGTGATGATTTGCTTTGGGCTATGACGACTTTAGGGTTTGAAGAGTATGTTGAGCCTTTGAAGGTTTATTTAGGAAAGTATAGGGAAATGGAAGGGGAGAAGACTAGTATGGGTGGGGGGAGGACTGGGGAGAAAgatgggggtgggggtggtggggatGGGAGTGGGAGTGGGGTTAGTTCTGGTGGTGGTGGGTATAAtggtgggggtggtggtggtgggggtaTGTATGGTGGTGGTATGGGGGGTTCAATGATGTATCATCCTCAAGGTGGTGGTCATCAGATGTATGGTAGTCATGGgtcatatcatcatatgggtatggggggtggtggtggtggaggaggAGGAGGTGGTGGGTCCGGCCAAGGGCGGAGGTAG
- the LOC132029286 gene encoding protein NOI4-like translates to MAEAGRPLPKFGEWDVNDPASAEGFTVIFNKARNEKRSGGKADSPPKSNYKHTATLGKPQSKKWLCCMRSSAAD, encoded by the exons ATGGCG GAAGCAGGTCGTCCACTTCCAAAGTTTGGTGAGTGGGATGTCAATGACCCAGCTTCAGCTGAGGGGTTCACAGTCATCTTTAACAAAGCTAGAAACGAGAAAAGGTCTGGTGGCAAGGCAGACTCGCCACCAAAGAGTAACTACAAGCATACAGCAACTCTTGGGAAGCCTCAATCC AAGAAATGGCTCTGCTGTATGCGGTCCAGTGCTGCCGATTGA
- the LOC132029288 gene encoding transmembrane emp24 domain-containing protein p24beta2-like produces the protein MRYCVMGKHVRCVMILFLLVVFLKGIYGIRFEIDREECLSHNVHLEGDTIHVSFVVIQADTPWHSANEGAVDLMITGPSGEQIHGFRDKTSEKYEFIANRKGLYQFCFTNKSPYHETLDFDVQVVHYTYYDQHAKDEHFDPLLEQISKLEAALYNIQFEQHWLEAQTDRQALLNEGMSQRAITKALLESVTLVGVSFLQVFLLQRLFEKKLHTVRV, from the exons ATGAGATATTGCGTCATGGGGAAACATGTCAGGTGTGTGATGATACTATTTCTATTGGTGGTCTTTTTGAAGGGAATTTATGGGATTAGATTTGAGATAGACAGAGAAGAATGTTTGTCTCACAATGTTCATCTTGAAGGTGACACTATTCATGTATCATTTGTTGTCATCCAAGCTGACACTCCCTGGCATTCTGCTAATGAGGGTGCTGTTGATCTTATG ATAACTGGGCCATCTGGTGAGCAGATTCATGGTTTCCGCGACAAGACTAGTGAAAAATACGAGTTTATCGCTAACAGGAAAGGCCTTTACCAGTTTTGCTTCACCAATAAGTCTCCTTATCATGAAACCTTAGATTTTGATGTGCAAGTTGTACATTACACATACTATGACCAACATGCAAAGGATG AGCACTTTGATCCATTGCTGGAACAGATATCAAAGTTAGAAGCAGCACTTTACAACATACAGTTTGAACAGCATTGGCTCGAAGCGCAGACTGATCGCCAGGCATTAT TGAATGAAGGTATGAGCCAAAGAGCAATCACCAAGGCACTTCTTGAATCAGTAACCCTTGTTGGTGTCAGCTTCCTTCAGGTCTTCCTCCTGCAACGACTTTTCGAAAAGAAGCTTCATACAGTTAGAGTTTAG